AACAATTGGTGTTTGTAGATATACCTATAAATATTCGTGCTCCAATGTTAAAAATCATACTTATTTTTTTAATGTGATGGATATACATTTATAAGGGCAAAAAACTTTTAAAAATACTCGGTCAGAAATAGGCAGCTATGGGCAAATCACTTGTAATTGTAGAGTCTCCAGCAAAGGCTAAAACAATTAATAAATACTTAGGTAACGATTTCATCGTAAAGTCCAGCGTTGGACATGTGCGTGATCTACCAACTTCAGGTTCAGGCAAAACGAAGACTGCAGCGACGAAAACCCCTGCTGAAGTGCGAAAAATGTCACCAGAAGAAAAAGCTGCCTATAAAAAGCAACGCGATTATAAAAATCTTGTTGCTCGCATGGGTATTGATCCTGAAAAAGGCTGGGAACCACATTACGAAGTCTTACCGGGCAAAGAGAAAGTTGTTCAAGAATTAAAAAAACTTGCTGAAAACGCCGATAAAATCTATCTCGCAACCGATTTGGATAGAGAAGGGGAAGCCATTGCATGGCACCTCGAACAGATTATCGGTGGAGAGCCTGAAAAGTATAAAAGAGTTGTTTTTAACGAAATCACTAAAAATGCTATTCAACAGGCATTCGAAACACCTGGTGAATTAAACACTGACATGGTTTACGCGCAACAAGCGCGTCGTTTCCTTGACCGTGTAGTGGGCTTTATGGTGTCGCCATTATTGTGGGCTAAAGTTGCACGTGGCTTGTCAGCCGGTCGTGTGCAATCTGTCGCAGTGCGTTTACTTGTTGAGCGTGAACGCGAAATCAAAGCATTTATTCCTGAAGAGTTCTGGGATATCCACGCAGATGTTAAAAATACTGAAGCAGCTTTACGTCTAGAAGTAACCAAACACGCTGACAAGCCTTTTAAGCCAGTTAATGAAGAGCAGGCGATGTCAGCCGTTAGTCAACTTGAAAAAGCTGACTACAAGGTCATTAGCGTTGAAGAAAAGCCTAGTAAGAGTAAACCGAGTGCACCATTTATTACTTCAACCATGCAACAGGCAGCAAGTACACGCCTAGGTTATGGTGTTAAGAAGACCATGATGCTGGCTCAACGCTTATATGAAGCAGGTCACATTACTTATATGCGTACCGATTCAACTAACTTATCGAAAGATGCGGTTGAAATGTGTCGTGATTACGTGACAGAGCAGTTTGGTGAGAAGTATTTACCGAAAGCACCGATTAGTTATAGCTCTAAAGGTAATGCACAAGAGGCGCACGAAGCGATTCGTCCTTCTAGTGTTACTGTGTTGTCTGGTCACTTAGACGGTGTTGAAGCGGATGCGAAAAAACTGTATGAATTAATTTGGCGTCAATTTGTTGCCTGCCAGATGGTTCCTGCAGAATACGATTTAACAACCTTAACAGTTGGTGCTGGTGATTATCAGTTAAAAGCAAAAGGCCGCGTGCTTCGCTTTGATGGTTGGACTAAAGTTCAGCCGGCTGTTCGTAAAAAGAATGAAGAAGATCAATCACTACCTGCGGTTAAAGAAGGTGATGTACTCTCGCTTGTTGAGTTAGACCCTAAACAACATTTTACAAAGCCACCTGCACGTTTTAGTGAAGCAAGCTTAGTTAAAGAATTAGAAAAGCGCGGCATCGGCCGTCCTTCTACGTATGCATCTATTATCTCAACGATTCAAGACCGTGGTTACGTACGTGTTGAAAACCGCCGTTTCTTCGCCGAAAAAATGGGTGAGATTGTTACAGACCGCTTAGTCGAGAACTTCGAAGACCTGATGAACTTTGATTTTACCGCTAAGATGGAAGGTCGTCTGGATGATATTGCTGAAGGCGAACGTGTTTGGACACAAGTTCTTGATAAATTCTACGCGGACTTTTCAACTCAGCTTGAAATTGCCTCAGGCGATGAAGAGCGGGGTGGTATGCGTCAAAACCAAATGGTCGAGACTGATATCGATTGTCCGACTTGTGGTCGTAAGATGGGTATTCGTACTGCATCAACCGGTGTATTCTTAGGTTGTACAGGTTACAACCTGCCACCAAAAGAGCGTTGTACTACAACTATGAACTTGGTGTCAGGCGATGAAGCTATTGCTGCAGATGTGGAAGACGTAGAAACTGAATCATTGATGCAAATGAAGCGTTGCCCAATCTGTGAAACGGCAATGGATTCATACCTGATCGACGAAACACGTAAATTACATGTGTGTGGTAACAACCCAGCATGTAAAGGGCATATCGTTGAACAAGGTACCTTTAAAATTAAAGGTTACGACGGCCCTATTATCGAATGTGATAAATGCGGCTCAGACATGCAGTTAAAATCGGGTCGTTTTGGTAAGTACTTCGGTTGTAGTAATGAAGAGTGTAAAAATACACGTAAGTTGCTTAAAAACGGTGAAGCCGCGCCACCAAAAGAAGACCCAGTTCATTTACCTGAACTTGAGTGTGAAAAATCAGAAGCTTACTTTGTACTACGTGATGGTGCATCGGGTATCTTCTTAGCTGCAAATACTTTCCCTAAATCGCGTGAAACGCGTGCGCCGAAAGTTGAAGAGTTAAAACGTTTTAGAGATCGTATTTCTGAAAAGTTCTATTACCTTGCAGACGCACCTGCAAAAGACCCTGATGGTAATCCTTCTGTCGTTCGATACAGCCGTAAAAATAAAGAGCAGTATGTAATGAGTGAAGTAGATGGTAAAGCCACAGGCTGGACTGCTCACTACCAAAATGGCAAGTGGGTAGAAGAGAGTAAAAAGAAAGCGCCAGCTAAGAAAAAAGCGGCGGCTAAAAAGTAAGTTTACATCTATCTAGATTATAAAAAGGGGTTGCAGTTGCAACCCTTTTTTTATGCTTGTATGGCATTGCAAATGTCGATTTTTACCAATCTTTGCTTTTAGGCTGTTGTTATTCTGTCAACAACATCAAGACAGGAGATTTAAAATGCAAACACGTTTATCACAACAGCAAGTTTATTCACTCAACCCAGGGCTTGTTAAACATTTAACTGGGCTTAGCGCACTGCCAGAAGATACAAACATAACCACTAAGCTCGCTGATTTAGTAAGACTAAGAGTATCGCAAATTAATGGCTGTGGGTTTTGTCAGCATATGCATTCCGCAGAGCTGAGAAGCCATGGTGAGCGTCAACAGCGACTCGATGTACTGGCCGCTTGGCGTGAAGTCCCTGTGTTTTCAGAACAAGAAACGGCAGCACTCGCTTGGGCTGAAGCCTTAACAAATGTCATTGATAAACATGTTGAAGACGATGTTTACAACCAAGTGTTTGCTATCTTTAACGA
Above is a window of Pseudoalteromonas shioyasakiensis DNA encoding:
- the topA gene encoding type I DNA topoisomerase, whose product is MGKSLVIVESPAKAKTINKYLGNDFIVKSSVGHVRDLPTSGSGKTKTAATKTPAEVRKMSPEEKAAYKKQRDYKNLVARMGIDPEKGWEPHYEVLPGKEKVVQELKKLAENADKIYLATDLDREGEAIAWHLEQIIGGEPEKYKRVVFNEITKNAIQQAFETPGELNTDMVYAQQARRFLDRVVGFMVSPLLWAKVARGLSAGRVQSVAVRLLVEREREIKAFIPEEFWDIHADVKNTEAALRLEVTKHADKPFKPVNEEQAMSAVSQLEKADYKVISVEEKPSKSKPSAPFITSTMQQAASTRLGYGVKKTMMLAQRLYEAGHITYMRTDSTNLSKDAVEMCRDYVTEQFGEKYLPKAPISYSSKGNAQEAHEAIRPSSVTVLSGHLDGVEADAKKLYELIWRQFVACQMVPAEYDLTTLTVGAGDYQLKAKGRVLRFDGWTKVQPAVRKKNEEDQSLPAVKEGDVLSLVELDPKQHFTKPPARFSEASLVKELEKRGIGRPSTYASIISTIQDRGYVRVENRRFFAEKMGEIVTDRLVENFEDLMNFDFTAKMEGRLDDIAEGERVWTQVLDKFYADFSTQLEIASGDEERGGMRQNQMVETDIDCPTCGRKMGIRTASTGVFLGCTGYNLPPKERCTTTMNLVSGDEAIAADVEDVETESLMQMKRCPICETAMDSYLIDETRKLHVCGNNPACKGHIVEQGTFKIKGYDGPIIECDKCGSDMQLKSGRFGKYFGCSNEECKNTRKLLKNGEAAPPKEDPVHLPELECEKSEAYFVLRDGASGIFLAANTFPKSRETRAPKVEELKRFRDRISEKFYYLADAPAKDPDGNPSVVRYSRKNKEQYVMSEVDGKATGWTAHYQNGKWVEESKKKAPAKKKAAAKK
- a CDS encoding carboxymuconolactone decarboxylase family protein — encoded protein: MQTRLSQQQVYSLNPGLVKHLTGLSALPEDTNITTKLADLVRLRVSQINGCGFCQHMHSAELRSHGERQQRLDVLAAWREVPVFSEQETAALAWAEALTNVIDKHVEDDVYNQVFAIFNEKDIVTITAVVLEINSWNRIVKAFHFIPELTE